TCTTCGGCGACCTGGTCACGAAGTTCCTGGTGCTGTACCGGCAGGCGGAGGCCGTCGTCGTCGTCGGCAACATGCGGGACGCGGCACGGCTGATCCGCGAGAACTACCCGGTGTGGTGCGCGGGCACGAATCCCGTGGGGTGCTTCAACACCGCCGACCGTCCGCTCGCAGATCCGTCGCTCGTCGCAGAGCGTCGCGCCTACCTGGAGGGCGCGATCGCGGTATGCGACGACACAGGCGTCGTCATCATTCCGAAGGAGAGGTACGACGCGGAGTTCCTTGGGCGACTCGAGGCGATCGAGGAGCAGGAGGACATCTGGTACGAGTGCATCGATCGCAGGAAGTGGGACACCTACGACAC
The genomic region above belongs to Actinomycetota bacterium and contains:
- a CDS encoding RraA family protein, producing the protein MKDQIIDYIRRNRVSTTEVADCLDKTGVIPGVHALNRGHFRVGPVHWAYADGESNWACHEGLRDVAEGAVVVVDAFDCGERAIFGDLVTKFLVLYRQAEAVVVVGNMRDAARLIRENYPVWCAGTNPVGCFNTADRPLADPSLVAERRAYLEGAIAVCDDTGVVIIPKERYDAEFLGRLEAIEEQEDIWYECIDRRKWDTYDTVCLKKYLED